The genomic DNA taataaaatatataaaaaatatatacttCATCCTGatatatctatctatctatatatatatatataacaaatcgacgttaattaagaaaatttataaatGTGAAGTGAATGAAACAAATTGGAAATGAATATGAGTTAAgtgaaattttataataaaactacagaaactaaataaaaaggaggcacgtaaataatataaaccaacattttatttactcaaaaattaaggaaataaaataaatttgataaAAAGAGAGGATGTGGCTTATcaaataagaattttaaaattaactcAATAAGTGATGTACAATGATAGTGATATAAAATATTTATGTACAAAatacatttttataattttccaaTATAAAAGggtaaaattataatttaaaagtcGTTAAAATGGCTAAATTTGGCCTACTTCACTTTTAATATACAGAAGGGAGATTGAGATTATTCTATACGGGATCTGTTAGTTAAATGTTACTCCGTCTCATTCTTCACTTTGGATCCCCTCTCAATTCTTAGCCAAATTTATACCATTAAATGACCTTTTTTTAAGGGAGAGTTATCTTTTATCTTACataaaaaatagtaaaaaattcttaattttattataaaatttcatTTCATAAAATTTATTGCTAAtgtataataataattttattaaaatataataaaatatttaataattaaaattttgaaaaaatgatttaaatttgtAACTACCGTAAAATAATTTTGTATAACTGTGATTTTAGAGAACCAGTTTAAACTATTTCATCAAATTTCagtaattttttaaattaaaaaattatgcaacgtttttcattttttaattaaaatttatagttgtatatgatgaaaaatgaaataaattatgtatttctattttttttgtaataaTGATTCCCTACGAACTCTATCTAAAAGAACCATTAATGGATTGCCACCCTATTATATTCTATGTATTATTGTAtttgatttaaattttaattcatatcgatatctatattattctaattgataCGAAGACAACTTATTCTCctcatttaatttttatttaattaatttctcTAACAATCATTACTGTAATAAACACTTTAATTATTATATAGATATTATAGATACCTATATCTATATTATCAACACTTAATTTATCAAAATATAATTCGACtatttaaaacaaaattatatatataatttatttgggttaaaataaaattatgatattaaaccgggtttaaaaaattaaaatcaaagtAAAATTAATTAGTTGAATTTAGTCTCAATTTTAAACAcaataatataaattattaattcAGGATAAAAATGATGTTAATATCAGATTAAGTGTTATTCATGTAATATTGATTGAAGCCAAAACAATTGAAGCAAATGGACAAGATTTAAGGATGATGACAACAGGCTACAAGTTTAGCGATAAACACCTTTCCTGTGTTGAATCGAGATTGACATATTTAGGAAATTAGCTAGAACTGTTTGTAACTACATTACACTGTCCCTAATAATTCCACAAGGCAGAACTCATTTCCATATGTGACATAAAGCACCGTCTATCTATTACTTTTATAATTGTATGACTTCAGTATTTTACTCTACTCAAATGTTCATGTCCTCGGCTTGCATCCTCGTCCTGCGTATGATTTTGGCGGCGGCGAAGAGATTTAAGGCTGTAAATAACGGTGAAAATTAAAGTTTTCTTAGATATAAATACATGTAGAAAATACCATAAGAATTATCACTActtaaattttggaaattttggtACAGAAGCCGGAAGAGTGGAAAGTATGTTGTTACCTGCAATTCTGAGGGACACTCCATGATGACTTTTTGGATCTCTTCAAAGTTGGCGGAAATGACAAAAACCGTCTCCAATCCTCGAGCATAACTCGGAGATCATGAACTTTGCTCTCTAATCCAATACAACAATTAGCATGCATCGTACAAACTTTGTTCAGGTCTTTACTAGGTTGACAAAATCCACCGAAGTAAGCAGTATCCAAGAACCTCATTTTCAGTCCAATATCAGTGACGAATGAGTGCATTTTAATTCGATTAAAAACCGTCTGATCATGTAAGCCAGGATATCTTTCTCTGGAGGAATACCAAAACTTGTAGAACTCTATAGATCGGTTGTTAGACTTGACAAAATTAAACCCTCCATTGGGTTTATTCCTCTTGACATCTGTTGAATTGCCGAAAAATTGATCGCACGCAATCTGGAAATCCATGTCCCTAAAAAAGTGTGGAAACGGGTTTCTAAACCACATGATATCAGCATCCTGTGGGATGAAAAACAAAAACACATTCTCATATAAAAGTAGCCAGGCAAAGAATCTCATGGTTAGTCACATTATGTAAAGCGGTGTACACTACATAGACCAAAGAGAGATAATCATGACAACTACAAGCATTACATATAAAGACCTCCAAAGATAAAGAAACATAGATCCCAGCAAGATTTCCCTCCAACTAGGAAGTTACTAGGCTTCGAAAGGGCAGTTCTAAATAATATAAATCAAGATACTGCAGACTACAACCCAGACACTCTTCTCTTATCACTTCAACATTTGATGGAAAACAAAGCTTGAAACACTCTTCTTACTACTGAATCGAGTAGTGGGAATAATTTGCTACCTTCAAAGTATATGTGACTGATATACATAATCACCGGTTATTCTCCACGCTTTACAAAGAGCATGTACCTTATGTACATATCCTTTTCTTGGCAAGTGCTTAAATTATCAGAAAACAGAAACATCAACAATGCACAGTGCATAAAGATTGATAAACATTACCGTGAAAACGAAATTGTATCCCATCTCTAGAACATAGCGAAGGAAATCAATCCTCCTCCACATCATTTTCAAGTAATGAGCACTCAATAAAGCAGCTTCCTGAGAGAAATCAACCCCTTCAGTACTAAGCGCAAAACAATGTGGATGCACATCCTTGCAACGAGAAAACGCCCTTTGATCTAGCGCTACAACCACCAAATGATTCAAAAATTGCTGAGTCCCAACACCAGTTCTAAAGCTCTCTAGAAAAAGATCAAAAATAGAATTCGGGGACGTCCATGCTTCATTAATCGTTGTTAAAATAACAGTCTTATTGGGCATAGCCGCATTCTTTAAAACTCTCGCAAGCCTAGTTTCATCACTGTCCTACAccaattacaaaaaaaatcagTACACATTTAACACCAATTTCTAATAATCCGTACATATCTTGTTATTCTTGTCCATTGGTCAGTGACATGGGTGTAAATTAGCACTTACTGTAAACATTGCGTATATAgcatttatatttaaaaatcCCACATAAAATGAGCACATGAAGAGGGATATTTCCAAGTCTAGTCCTAGTCAAAGAGCTATATTATTCAGAACGCCTTGGTTCGATGCCAACTACAAAAATAACATATCATTTATTTTCGAAATTTACATTCggtattattaaaataaatcggTGCAAGAAATAAGGCTAACGAGCAACAATAActaaataaatatatgtaaggCTAAAATTTGTTATAGGAGAGCTCACCGGTGGAGGAGCAGCATTAGAGACATAACGCAACGGAGAAAAAAAATCAACAGAATAAAAGATTGGAAAACTGGCCAACTTAGTAGCTCTAAAGAGATTATAACCGGAGAGAGACAGGCCAACAAGGAGAGCAAAGTAAATAAAAAACCGCCGGAGAGCATTAGACGAGAAGTAATGCTCCGGCGCCATCATTTCCAGGGCTCGTTGGAATCAGATTTTCCAAAAATCCACTAGATTTTGGTAATGTTTAATTTAGATTATAAAATATTCTTTTAATTCTTGTGTAATTAATTGGGAtttcaaaaaatttataaaaatctaAGAGCATTTAATTTTCAAAAAGAGTTTTTAATTTGGATTTACAAAATCCATTAGGTTGTGTTTGGTTGGGGTGAATGGAATGGAATAAATGTAAGTAAATGAAATAAATGGAAGTTGGAGGGAAGATGTGAAAAAAAATAATTAGATGGACAAAATTGTTATGATAAgaattgtgaagaaaatggggtCAGTAAGAAAGAAATATTCCATCTCAAATTGGGGGTGTTTAATTATAATGTAGGTGGTTAGGAATGGAatggttgaaagaatgaaaattTTAGATAATTTTAATCATTTTCCACTTAAAATTTCATTCCATTCCATTCCATTTCATTCACCCCAACCAAACACAACATTAGAGATAGATAGACTTTTtggaattttaataaaatattttgtgcATTACTCCCTCTATCTCATTCAATTCTATACATTACTTTTAGCACGCTTTTCAATATTCCTTTAAAACATAATTCAacaaattttttttaatttgttttccctgaataaaagttttatatttaaacttttattcaaaaaaaacaaaaaaaaaccatgaaactatactttatagaagTCTCGAAATACATGAAAACAGTAAATGTATACAACTCAATGGGACGGAGGtagtataagttttaaaattcAGCTAAAATATAAAatcttatattttttattttttttttgaaattttcttaAATCTGTGTCATTTCGACAATGACATCGTCAACTAAGTATGTTTTGACAAATAATATATTTGACAGTGTTGTACTTGTAAAATATTGATGATttgtgaatttttttaaaatgatgATATTTGTACAACATAATTTGTAAAATAATACACCTTACAACATGTTACAAAATTCTTTATCCACTTGAACTCGAATGAAACTAGATTTTCTAAAGATCCATTAGAATTTGGTAATTTATAAGTCGGCTTTTAAAATATGTTTTAGAAACTTGTGTAATCAATCGAGAATTTACAAATTTATTATAATCTAAGAGTATTTAATTCAGATTTACAGAATCTAggaaaaataaatatttttttagaatttaataTAGTTTGCATTCTAAGTTTAAAAATTCTCCTAAAATCTTTTAactaatatttttttaaaaattgaataaTTCTTAAATTTGTTGAGATGACGTCACAAACTAAGTAtgttttgaaaaataattttgtttTGTAATGTTTAACTTGTAAAATATAGCTTAGAACCAGTGCAATGCACATATTTGTTTTCtcatatattatataattttttaaatataaattgaaGTATGAAAAAATATGCGGAATTTGtttattcaaaattttatatgatatgatttgataataatcatatatatataagtcTGAATCTCAGGTTCCTCAACTTACCACTGTCGATATGaatctgaatacaaatctactaTGCATGAACTTAATTTAGAATTGTATAATATCATACAAGCATGCTagcatataaacttgaaaatgataagttagttgTTAAAGCTGAGAGTCTAGCCTTaaggaatgaagaactagaattgaTTGTAGTTGCCTTAGAAGACCTTAAGCAAAAGAATGGCTACCTGAGAATAAGGTAGAGTGCAACGCAGACATAAAAGCCATTCTTAGAACTTATATTGCTGATCTAGAAAAGAAGTTATAGGCCTTTAAGAATGCGGCtctgactcagaaggagataatagaaAGTCAAAGGTTTAAGTCTAATACAGCTCTAGGACTTGACTATTTTAAGTTAACAGGTAAGAAAAATGTTGGTGGATCAGAGACAAATGAGTTTGTTCCTGGTAAGGTACCttatgttattaaggatgttaCATCTCCGATGTACACTGAACCTGTTTCAGAACATTTAGATGAAGTAAGTGTGTTAATCAATGAGGAATTAATTGCTCAGGATAAGAAGAAGATGAAGGTAAAGGAATCCCATAAAACCCTAAGGTTTCAATTTGTAAGGAGAAACCCAAAATTGACCATGGTCACAAGGTGGATAAAAAAGGACCGGACACACTTAAGAAATCAGAGACCATAGATGACTCTAAGGCTGACTAGAGTTTTAAGGTTAAGTGTAAGAAGAATAGGAATGACAAGGTAGATGTGAATAAGAAGTCtaattttgcatcttcctcatctgcatctagaaAGTTGTGTAATAACTGTAATTCTACTGCACACCTTACACATTCATACACTAAGGTTAAAGTAGAATCTGTTGCATCTACTAGTATGCTTTCCATTCCTAATATGCCTAGTTTTCATGAGACATGTGGTGTAGCTGGttgtatgccatgtgcatttgttaccatgtctgatTATTTTAAAACTTTTCATGCAACTGTTAGCACTTGAACTGACACTAAAACAATCATGAGTAATGAGCACACACAGGAAAAGAGTGTAGTAACTTTTGTCTCTAAGTATGTGCGGCGCCCTCCAAagccgggtcagaagtttggggtccacaatacacacaccatatataaacctatatataaaaataatatatgcagtgaccctacttaccataatccacgga from Apium graveolens cultivar Ventura chromosome 5, ASM990537v1, whole genome shotgun sequence includes the following:
- the LOC141661495 gene encoding uncharacterized protein At4g15970-like; the encoded protein is MMAPEHYFSSNALRRFFIYFALLVGLSLSGYNLFRATKLASFPIFYSVDFFSPLRYVSNAAPPPDSDETRLARVLKNAAMPNKTVILTTINEAWTSPNSIFDLFLESFRTGVGTQQFLNHLVVVALDQRAFSRCKDVHPHCFALSTEGVDFSQEAALLSAHYLKMMWRRIDFLRYVLEMGYNFVFTDADIMWFRNPFPHFFRDMDFQIACDQFFGNSTDVKRNKPNGGFNFVKSNNRSIEFYKFWYSSRERYPGLHDQTVFNRIKMHSFVTDIGLKMRFLDTAYFGGFCQPSKDLNKVCTMHANCCIGLESKVHDLRVMLEDWRRFLSFPPTLKRSKKSSWSVPQNCSLKSLRRRQNHTQDEDASRGHEHLSRVKY